A part of Amphiprion ocellaris isolate individual 3 ecotype Okinawa chromosome 16, ASM2253959v1, whole genome shotgun sequence genomic DNA contains:
- the calhm3 gene encoding calcium homeostasis modulator protein 3 encodes MERLKLVLQYFQSNSESISNGICIILALVSVKLYTSFDFNCPCLPQYNKLYSLGVMTVPPIILFFLGVLVNRHTGVMMDEWMRPTGNRSKNPAVVKYLFSAMIQRALLAPMVWILVTLLDGKIFICAFSVSVDPALFQGLPNNTGLDVIKIMAKVPCREDVIFKNSSFRKAVSRYVRCHSQAVGWSILLFLIVLGAMGRLIKPCFDDHATFLQTRYWSNYLDVEQKLFDETCVLHARDFARKCVVQFFEDMREDTVLYLPHPPFISNFREDWEEEEEERLHGITKQQQVDKLLNKWYYSKPELDVTRISHRPKTCVTWEDREGNTLYSDV; translated from the exons ATGGAGCGTCTCAAGTTAGTCCTGCAGTACTTCCAGTCCAACTCCGAGTCCATCTCCAATGGAATCTGTATCATTCTGGCCCTGGTCAGCGTCAAACTCTACACCAGCTTCGACTTTAACTGCCCATGTCTTCCTCAGTACAACAAACTGTACTCTCTAGGAGTGATGACTGTCCCTCCTATTATACTGTTCTTTCTGGGGGTCCTTGTCAACCGACATACGGGCGTCATGATGGATGAGTGGATGAGACCCACTGGGAACAGATCCAAAAATCCTGCAGTGGTTAA GTACCTGTTCTCTGCCATGATCCAGAGGGCATTACTGGCACCAATGGTTTGGATCCTGGTGACTTTATTGGATGGAAAGATCTTCATCTGTGCCTTCAGCGTGAGTGTAGACCCTGCACTCTTCCAAG GCTTGCCCAACAACACAGGTCTGGATGTGATCAAAATCATGGCTAAAGTGCCTTGCAGGGAGGATGTTATCTTCAAGAACAGCTCTTTCCGCAAAGCAGTTTCTCGGTATGTTCGCTGCCATTCACAG GCAGTTGGCTGGTCCATCCTCCTGTTCTTGATTGTGCTGGGGGCGATGGGACGCCTTATCAAGCCCTGCTTCGATGACCACGCCACCTTCCTGCAGACTCGCTACTGGAGCAACTACCTCGATGTGGAGCAGAAGCTCTTTGATGAAACCTGCGTCCTGCATGCTCGGGACTTTGCCCGGAAATGCGTAGTACAGTTCTTTGAGGACATGAGGGAGGACACTGTACTCTATCTACCCCACCCACCCTTCATCAGCAACTTCAGAGAGGAttgggaggaggaagaagaggagagacttCATGGAataacaaagcagcagcaggtggacAAGCTGCTTAACAAGTGGTACTATAGTAAACCTGAACTGGATGTGACCAGGATTTCCCACAGACCCAAGACTTGTGTTACCTGGGAGGACCGTGAAGGGAACACACTATACTCGGATGTCTGA
- the hells gene encoding lymphoid-specific helicase isoform X1, with translation MRKNSRRRNFKRRPKSLPGTEPEKEKKKRKRDEDFKIADVISKEEIMSQAKKRKVDEADAGSAQTKLEAEDIEKMSDSNQDIKNRLSETVRDNAKHLLHPHRKVNGQPVPTQQPQLFTGGVMRWYQIEGIEWLRMLWENGINGILADEMGLGKTIQCIAHIAMMIEKKVMGPFLVVAPLSTLPNWVNEFKRFTPEVSVLLYHGPKPERAKLLKQIRRPQGPLSMCPVVITSFEISMIDRKLLQHFQWKYLIVDEGHRIKNLNCRLVRELKILPTDNKLLLTGTPLQNNLAELWSLLNFLLPEVFDDLKSFESWFDISSLGEAENVVVAEREQNILSMLHQILTPFLLRRLKSDVTLEVPPKKEIVVYAPLTAKQEAFYTAVVNKTITKMLGQEKTEAPVLLTSSGRPKRRSQKVVNYREMDTDTPYDLEKYLERVRNEVEQSSHPVVDVQSPLDAQINLKLQNILMLLKRCCNHPYLVEYPLDPTTQEFKIDEQLVQSSGKFLILDRLLPALKERGHKVLIFSQMTSILDVLMDYCYLRKFQYSRLDGSMSYTDRDKNMTKFSKDPEVFIFLLSTRAGGLGINLTAADTVIIFDSDWNPQADLQAQDRCHRIGQTKPVVVYRLVTANTIDQKILERASAKRKLEQMVIHKNKFKGGKSELYQSKSCIDLDELRELLKAGGTEKEVKASRGKVISDQDLEILLDRSDLLDKGKGSKKKEKVGVFRVVDAKELSDITLA, from the exons ATGAG GAAAAACTCAAGAAGAAGAAACTTCAAAAGAAG gCCCAAATCACTACCAGGTACAGAGCCTGAGAAAG agaaaaaaaagcggAAGAGGGATGAAGATTTCAAAATAGCAGATGTCATCTCAAAAGAG GAAATCATGTCACAAGCtaagaaaagaaaagtggaCGAAGCG GATGCGGGATCGGCCCAGACGAAACTAGAAGCTGAGGATATTGAAAAGATGAGTGATTCCAACCAAGACATCAAGAACCGATTGTCGGAGACGGTGCGAGACAATGCCAAGCATCTCCTGCACCCTCACAGGAAGGTGAACGGACAGCCAGTTCCCACCCAGCAGCCACAGCTCTTCACTGGAGGAGTTATGAGGTGGTACCAGATTGAAGGTATCGAGTGGTTGAGG ATGTTGTGGGAGAATGGCATCAATGGGATCCTGGCTGATGAGATGGGACTGGGAAAGACCATCCAGTGCATCGCTCACATCGCCATgatgatagaaaaaaaagtgatgggCCCCTTCCTGGTGGTGGCCCCTCTCTCCACTCTGCCCAACTGGGTCAACGAGTTCAAGCGCTTTACCCCTGAG GTGTCTGTGCTGCTCTACCATGGTCCTAAACCAGAGAGGGCTAAGCTTCTGAAGCAGATCCGCAGGCCTCAGGGGCCCCTCAGCATGTGTCCTGTGGTCATCACCTCCTTTGAGATCTCCATGATTGACAGAAAATTACTCCAG CATTTCCAGTGGAAATACCTAATAGTGGATGAAGGCCACAGGATCAAAAACCTCAACTGCCGACTGGTTCGGGAACTGAAGATACTGCCCACTGACAACAAGTTGTTGCTGACAGGGACACCGCTGCAAAACAACTTGGCTGAGCTCTGGTCCCTTCTCAACTTTCTCCTGCCAGAGGTCTTTGATGATCTCAAGAG CTTTGAGTCATGGTTTGACATCAGCTCCCTTGGTGAGGCTGAGAATGTGGTGGTTGCTGAACGTGAGCAGAACATCCTGAGTATGTTGCACCAG ATTCTGACTCCGTTTCTGCTGAGAAGACTGAAGTCAGACGTCACGCTGGAGGTTCCTCCTAAGAAAGAGATTGTGGTTTATGCTCCTCTGACTGCCAAACAGGAGGCCTTTTACACCGCTGTCGTCAACAAGACCATCACCAAAATGCTGGGTCAGGAAAAG ACCGAGGCTCCTGTACTGTTAACATCAAGTGGAAGACCAAAGCGTCGTAGTCAGAAGGTAGTGAACTACAGAGAAATGGATACAGACACGCCATACGACCTGGAGAAATATCTGGAGAGGGTTCGCAATGAGGTGGAGCAAAG TTCACATCCAGTAGTGGATGTCCAGAGCCCACTGGATGCTCAGATCAACCTGAAGCTGCAGAACATTCTCATGTTGCTAAAGAGATGCTGTAACCACCCTTACCTGGTGGAGTACCCCCTTGATCCCACCACACAGGAGTTCAAG ATTGATGAGCAGCTGGTGCAGAGCTCTGGAAAGTTTCTCATTCTGGACAGGCTGCTGCCGGCACTGAAGGAAAGGGGACATAAG GTACTGATCTTCAGTCAGATGACGTCCATCTTGGATGTTCTGATGGATTACTGCTATCTGCGGAAATTTCAGTACAGTCGACTAGATGGCAGCATGTCTTACACCGACAgagataaaaat ATGACCAAATTTTCCAAAGATCCAGAGGTGTTCATCTTCCTGCTGAGCACCAGAGCAGGTGGACTTGGGATCAACCTGACAGCTGCTGACACCGTCATCATCTTTGACAGTGACTGG AATCCCCAGGCAGACCTGCAGGCTCAGGACCGCTGCCACCGCATCGGGCAAACCAAACCAGTGGTGGTGTACCGCCTGGTCACAGCCAACACCATTGACCAGAAAATCCTGGAGAGGGCCTCTGCCAAGAGGAAACTGGAGCAGATGGTCATCCACAAGA ATAAATTCAAAGGTGGGAAATCAGAGCTGTACCAAAGCAAAAGCTGCATTGATCTGGATGAGTTGAGGGAGCTGCTTAAGGCTGGAGGCACTGAGAA GGAGGTGAAAGCTTCAAGGGGGAAGGTGATCAGTGACCAGGACCTGGAGATTCTGCTGGATCGTAGTGACTTACTGG aCAAAGGGAAGGGTAgcaagaagaaggagaaggttGGAGTCTTCAGAGTGGTTGATGCCAAAGAGTTGTCAGATATCACACTGGCCTGA
- the hells gene encoding lymphoid-specific helicase isoform X2 has product MSCEKEDIRSVSPHCPKPDESEEPLGTTMETVANDMSVKSENMMSEGVITKEMEEEEKKLMEEGERKEKEMMEKARESWERDSNDMRFKRLQHLLQKSNIYSKFLLTKMEQQQNEEKLKKKKLQKKVRNVGRVDPEKKKRKRDEDFKIADVISKEEIMSQAKKRKVDEADAGSAQTKLEAEDIEKMSDSNQDIKNRLSETVRDNAKHLLHPHRKVNGQPVPTQQPQLFTGGVMRWYQIEGIEWLRMLWENGINGILADEMGLGKTIQCIAHIAMMIEKKVMGPFLVVAPLSTLPNWVNEFKRFTPEVSVLLYHGPKPERAKLLKQIRRPQGPLSMCPVVITSFEISMIDRKLLQHFQWKYLIVDEGHRIKNLNCRLVRELKILPTDNKLLLTGTPLQNNLAELWSLLNFLLPEVFDDLKSFESWFDISSLGEAENVVVAEREQNILSMLHQILTPFLLRRLKSDVTLEVPPKKEIVVYAPLTAKQEAFYTAVVNKTITKMLGQEKTEAPVLLTSSGRPKRRSQKVVNYREMDTDTPYDLEKYLERVRNEVEQSSHPVVDVQSPLDAQINLKLQNILMLLKRCCNHPYLVEYPLDPTTQEFKIDEQLVQSSGKFLILDRLLPALKERGHKVLIFSQMTSILDVLMDYCYLRKFQYSRLDGSMSYTDRDKNMTKFSKDPEVFIFLLSTRAGGLGINLTAADTVIIFDSDWNPQADLQAQDRCHRIGQTKPVVVYRLVTANTIDQKILERASAKRKLEQMVIHKNKFKGGKSELYQSKSCIDLDELRELLKAGGTEKEVKASRGKVISDQDLEILLDRSDLLDKGKGSKKKEKVGVFRVVDAKELSDITLA; this is encoded by the exons ATGAGTTG CGAGAAAGAAGACATTCGAAGTGTGTCCCCTCACTGCCCCAAACCTGATGAATCTGAGGAGCCGCTGGGAACAACCATGGAGACTGTAGCCAATG ACATGAGTGTAAAATCTGAGAATATGATGTCTGAAGGGGTCATCACCAAGGAaatggaggaagaagagaagaagctAATGGAGGAAGGggagaggaaagagaaggagatgatggaaaAG GCCCGGGAGTCGTGGGAGAGGGACTCCAATGACATGCGGTTCAAAAGACTGCAGCATTTACTTCAGAAGAGCAACATCTACTCTAAATTCCTGCTGACAAAAATGGAGCAGCAACAGAATGAG GAAAAACTCAAGAAGAAGAAACTTCAAAAGAAGGTAAGGAATGTTGGAAGA GTCGatccagagaaaaaaaagcggAAGAGGGATGAAGATTTCAAAATAGCAGATGTCATCTCAAAAGAG GAAATCATGTCACAAGCtaagaaaagaaaagtggaCGAAGCG GATGCGGGATCGGCCCAGACGAAACTAGAAGCTGAGGATATTGAAAAGATGAGTGATTCCAACCAAGACATCAAGAACCGATTGTCGGAGACGGTGCGAGACAATGCCAAGCATCTCCTGCACCCTCACAGGAAGGTGAACGGACAGCCAGTTCCCACCCAGCAGCCACAGCTCTTCACTGGAGGAGTTATGAGGTGGTACCAGATTGAAGGTATCGAGTGGTTGAGG ATGTTGTGGGAGAATGGCATCAATGGGATCCTGGCTGATGAGATGGGACTGGGAAAGACCATCCAGTGCATCGCTCACATCGCCATgatgatagaaaaaaaagtgatgggCCCCTTCCTGGTGGTGGCCCCTCTCTCCACTCTGCCCAACTGGGTCAACGAGTTCAAGCGCTTTACCCCTGAG GTGTCTGTGCTGCTCTACCATGGTCCTAAACCAGAGAGGGCTAAGCTTCTGAAGCAGATCCGCAGGCCTCAGGGGCCCCTCAGCATGTGTCCTGTGGTCATCACCTCCTTTGAGATCTCCATGATTGACAGAAAATTACTCCAG CATTTCCAGTGGAAATACCTAATAGTGGATGAAGGCCACAGGATCAAAAACCTCAACTGCCGACTGGTTCGGGAACTGAAGATACTGCCCACTGACAACAAGTTGTTGCTGACAGGGACACCGCTGCAAAACAACTTGGCTGAGCTCTGGTCCCTTCTCAACTTTCTCCTGCCAGAGGTCTTTGATGATCTCAAGAG CTTTGAGTCATGGTTTGACATCAGCTCCCTTGGTGAGGCTGAGAATGTGGTGGTTGCTGAACGTGAGCAGAACATCCTGAGTATGTTGCACCAG ATTCTGACTCCGTTTCTGCTGAGAAGACTGAAGTCAGACGTCACGCTGGAGGTTCCTCCTAAGAAAGAGATTGTGGTTTATGCTCCTCTGACTGCCAAACAGGAGGCCTTTTACACCGCTGTCGTCAACAAGACCATCACCAAAATGCTGGGTCAGGAAAAG ACCGAGGCTCCTGTACTGTTAACATCAAGTGGAAGACCAAAGCGTCGTAGTCAGAAGGTAGTGAACTACAGAGAAATGGATACAGACACGCCATACGACCTGGAGAAATATCTGGAGAGGGTTCGCAATGAGGTGGAGCAAAG TTCACATCCAGTAGTGGATGTCCAGAGCCCACTGGATGCTCAGATCAACCTGAAGCTGCAGAACATTCTCATGTTGCTAAAGAGATGCTGTAACCACCCTTACCTGGTGGAGTACCCCCTTGATCCCACCACACAGGAGTTCAAG ATTGATGAGCAGCTGGTGCAGAGCTCTGGAAAGTTTCTCATTCTGGACAGGCTGCTGCCGGCACTGAAGGAAAGGGGACATAAG GTACTGATCTTCAGTCAGATGACGTCCATCTTGGATGTTCTGATGGATTACTGCTATCTGCGGAAATTTCAGTACAGTCGACTAGATGGCAGCATGTCTTACACCGACAgagataaaaat ATGACCAAATTTTCCAAAGATCCAGAGGTGTTCATCTTCCTGCTGAGCACCAGAGCAGGTGGACTTGGGATCAACCTGACAGCTGCTGACACCGTCATCATCTTTGACAGTGACTGG AATCCCCAGGCAGACCTGCAGGCTCAGGACCGCTGCCACCGCATCGGGCAAACCAAACCAGTGGTGGTGTACCGCCTGGTCACAGCCAACACCATTGACCAGAAAATCCTGGAGAGGGCCTCTGCCAAGAGGAAACTGGAGCAGATGGTCATCCACAAGA ATAAATTCAAAGGTGGGAAATCAGAGCTGTACCAAAGCAAAAGCTGCATTGATCTGGATGAGTTGAGGGAGCTGCTTAAGGCTGGAGGCACTGAGAA GGAGGTGAAAGCTTCAAGGGGGAAGGTGATCAGTGACCAGGACCTGGAGATTCTGCTGGATCGTAGTGACTTACTGG aCAAAGGGAAGGGTAgcaagaagaaggagaaggttGGAGTCTTCAGAGTGGTTGATGCCAAAGAGTTGTCAGATATCACACTGGCCTGA
- the LOC111564302 gene encoding ras-related protein ORAB-1-like: protein MNPEYDYLFKLLLIGDSGVGKSCLLLRFADDTYTESYISTIGVDFKIRTIELDGKTIKLQIWDTAGQERFRTITSSYYRGAHGIIVVYDVTDQESFNNVKQWLQEIDRYASENVNKLLVGNKCDLTTKKVVDYTTAKEFADSLGIPFLETSAKNATNVEQAFMTMAAEIKKRMGPGATAGGGEKPNVKLTPGTTVKTSSGGCC, encoded by the exons TGACTATTTATTCAAGCTGCTCCTGATTGGTGACTCTGGTGTTGGAAAGTCTTGCCTTCTTCTGAGATTTGCA GATGACACATACACAGAAAGTTACATTAGCACTATTGGTGTGGACTTCAAAATACGAACCATAGAACTAGATGGAAAGACCATTAAACTTCAAATT TGGGATACAGCAGGGCAGGAGAGGTTTCGTACAATTACGTCCAGCTACTACAGAGGTGCCCATGGGATCATTGTAGTGTACGATGTCACAGACCAG GAGTCCTTCAACAATGTCAAACAGTGGTTACAGGAAATTGACCGCTATGCCAGTGAAAACGTCAACAAGCTATTGGTTGGGAACAAGTGTGACCTGACAACAAAGAAAGTAGTGGATTACACAACAGCAAAG GAGTTTGCAGATTCTCTGGGAATCCCCTTTTTGGAAACCAGCGCCAAGAATGCCACCAATGTAGAGCAGGCCTTCATGACCATGGCTGCTGAAATCAAGAAGAGGATGGGCCCCGGGGCCACAGCTGGGGGAGGGGAGAAGCCCAACGTGAAGCTGACTCCAGGTACTACTGTCAAGACTTCATCAGGAGGGTGCTGCTGA